ACATGTactgaacatttttcttcttgtagaAGGGAAGactggaaaagaatgaaatgctGGAGAGAAGAAATGGACATGAAGGAGGGAGAATGTTTTACTTATCTTTGGCTGAAGATATGAATTTAAGCTAATTAAAAAGAACAGATATTTCTTAAGGACTTACatgttatttctgtaaaaaaaaccaaagttttcATTAATCAATTTCAAAATATCCTTCCATGTCTCCCAAGTAGAGTGATCAAATAAGGTTACTAGTGCAAGTCAAGAAGAAGgttatctggggcgcctgggtggctcagtgggttaaagcctctgcctttggcttgggtcatgatcctctctgctcagcagggagcctgcttccttctctctatgcctgcctctctgcctacttgtgatctctggctgtcaaataaataaataaaatctttttttttttttttttttaaaaaaaagaagtttatctTATACACATGCCCCCAAATGGTTTTAAATTCCTCTGGGTAGCTGTAGAAATTAGCActattagtaaagaaaaaaagatttcagaagaTAAGTTTTTGGTTTTCTGCCTAAAACCCTAACTCTCTTTTCCAAATTTCTTAGTATTTTTCAAGTGAATATGCTTTGGCTCAATAGTTATCTATATTAAAGCCATCTAATGTACTTTTAGTCAGAATTattgtcttctttgggaaactaAGAATACTAGAGATTTtgtgtggtgggtgggtggggtgggctgtGGCATTAAAAAGTGACTGTTTGAACTTAAGTGTGTCTATTGGcagaagaatggagaaagaaaatttggTATGCTGGCGCGTCTGGGatcagccattaagtgtctgcctttggctcaggtcatgatcccagggtcctgggactgagccctgtattggactccttgctcagtgggaagcctgcttctctccctttcccacttaccctgcttatgttctctctctctcgctgtttgctgtatctctctgtcaaataaataaataaaatcgtaaaaaaaagaaaatttggtgtatatatacacagacacacacacacacacacacacacacacacacagatacacacacaccctggaatattattcagccataaaaagaaggaaattttgctaTTTGAGACCATAATCTCACGTATATGTGAAATCCTGGAAAGCctaactcatagaaacagagtagaatggtggttgtcaggggctgagGAATGAGGGGAATGGGGTGATGTTGGTTGAAGGGTAAAAATACCCAGTTAcaagatgaaaatattctgggaaTTTAATGTAGAACATGGTGACTGTGActaacaatgcagcattatgtACTTGAAAATTGCTAGGGGAGTAGACCCTCAATGTTCTCATCACATATACAGAAAAGGTAATTATCTGAGGTAAtggatgatggatgttaactaaccTTATGGTGGCaactattttataatatatacatgtatcaaatcattgcATTAAATAACTTACCtaattttatatatctttctgtttgttttttctggggatttttatttatttggtattaaAATCTACTGGTTCTTGAGTAACCCATGAAATCTGGAAACAAATTTCttgagtcttatttatttatttaaatttaaatttaatttgtttagtaatttcaagttttcatttaaattccagttaacacatAGTGTACTATGAGTTTTAAgagtaggatttagtgattgATCACTTCCATATAACAACCAGTGCACATCACAACGACTGCACTTCTagtccccatcacccatttaataCATCCCCTGCCCACTTCCTCTCTAGCAACCATCAGTTCTGGATAGTCAGGAGTCTGTTTAAATCAATTATATCAATCTGAGCAAGGTGGAAGCTGGCATACTACCTGTAGGTCTTTGCAAAATCTTGTGATGTTGGAGAAAATGCAGACCACTGGGGGCAGCCAGACAATAGAATTAGGATTATGGCCAATATCCAGCTGCTTGTCCCCCACATGCTTTCCCAACACAGCTCACACAATGGATTTGAGCTGGTTCCAGACTCCGGGACAGGAATAACAGTGTCAGCAAAACTGCAGATAGAGATTGTAGGAATTGGGGTGAAGATggcaaagaagaagaacaagCTATGTTAAATAATGGTGTGTAAATATAATGGTCGaagttttaaaacaatttctttttgagagagggagaagacgcatgcacaagcagggagaagggactggggaagaaggagagggcaaAAGAGGGAATCTTAAGTGTGATCCATGCCTGGTgtggagtcctatgtggggcttgatctcaccactctgagatcatgacccaagctgaaaccaagacttggacgTGTAACCAACCCAACCACCCAGTTGCCCTCCAACACAGGTCTTTAGAGGGGACCTGTCACACCTCTGAGCTCATGTTGGGGGTTGGTGTCTTCCAAAAGCTCAAGGAAAAGAGAGCTGGGAATATTAATTTTTGGAAGGTGATTGTTCATTCAAATGATGTAATTTATGAGCAAGGGCTACCTGAATTATGGATTAtttgtgtgtgtagggggggttGGAGGCTGGTTTGAAACTCTGCCTTAAATGCCAATTCTATCTTAGAAGAATATGAGCTAACTAGAGACTAACAAGTGATCTTCTCCATGTCTCATTTCCTTATCATTAAGGCGCTAagccatttttttaataaaatttctattCCACTGATGTTACAAGTAATTTGTCAAACATGAAGATTCCTGGCTTCCTTAGTGAACTGAAAGCTGTTTGCCAAGCGATGTTAGATCCTCCCGCTTCGTTCTAAGTTCTTGAGACGGtctgcaaaatgaaaaagaatctcTTGCTTGTTTGAATCAGGGAGAAGCGGGACCCGACCGTGGGGAGGTTTTCAGAGGGTGGTGACATGGCCCTTAACACTGGCTGATCTCCAAAAGCGTTCTGTATTTGCTCAGTGTTCTCTGTTTGGGATCGTGGCTCCTCTGGCACAGCTTGTCAGCaatctgtgttttgcttttttctttctttctttcttttttttttttttctgaaatctgtCTCCCCCAACTCCTCCTGCCCGCAAGCAATGCAGAAAACAGTGGACCCGCGGAGAGGAAGTCAGTTGATAACAGAGAAGTGGATGAATTTGAGGCATGCGCCCTGGCGTAGGAAttaacagcactttttttttttttttttttttgtatttcaacaTACATAAACGGATTGAATTTTCCTTTAAAGAAGTCGCTTAAAAATCTAGTGGGCTGTTAGGTTTTCGTCTCTCTGACTTCAATTCTTTGATTCTCCTAATGTTTTTATTTGACCCGAGTGTGTAAAATTAACCGGAGCAGTTCCCGTCTCCCCTCCCCGCTCCTGGGCGGGAGGAAGCTGGCACTCTGCCCAGTGGGCTGGGCCTTACTAAGTTTCATTTTCCTCTCCTCCGAGTGCCTGAGCCCCGGATGCTGCTGAAGAATGTTCTGTGTGGATTTCTGAGTCGGCTTAGCCGTCCAAACAGAGCAGCCACACTCAGCCTCAGTCCGTGTAGAGGTTCTACAAACAGGTAAATGACGTGCTGCTTTCTACTTTTCCTAGCCACTTGCCAATAAtagtcttttttaattaaaaaaaatttttttttagaatgaaaaGCGAGTAATTTTTCTGTTATCTGCTCATCTTCTTATTACTCACCTTAAGTGTAACGTAGAGTACGTAAGAGGCATATATATACAAGCTTCATGCCGGGATGTGTTACCTGGTTTTCAATATTTAATGGAAAGTATGTTTGATTTTCTGCCAGATTGAGAAGCATGGCAGTGGCGACTCGTTTGACGGCGATGCAAGAAAAGAAGCTGCAGAATTACTTTGGAGGAAAACGGTTTACCCTTCTTTATAAAGCTAGTGTCCATGAATTCTCTGGATCTAATTGTCTTAAGAGATGCTGTGGCCAAGGGCCTACTCTGATGGTGATTTATGGTGGATGTTATGTTTGGGGGGCCTATATAAGAGAGAATTACAAGAGAGATGACACAGTTCCCGTTGTCCTTTTTGCCTTTCAAGAGAATGAAATTTCAGAATGTGATGTAGGAGCACActcaccatctttttttctttatgaatataGTGTAAGCTGTAGTAATAGTTTATGGTTCCTCCTaaatctgagggaaaaaaaagcgACTGTAAGCTTAGATACAGCTAAAAAACTTGGACTGCCTCAAGATCAACCTATTTCCCTTGAGGAATGTGAAGTTTTTCGTTGTGAAGGTAGGTTTAATCAGATAGGCTCTTATAGAGTTCTCTCCTGAATGTTTGGAGGATTTGAGGCAACCCATCTCTTTAAGGAAAGAATGTCCTTATCTCTGGGTGACCCAGACTGAAACCCGGCCATACCTCTTTTGCTGAGACCCAACCCTGGTCAAAAGTAGCATATACAGAATTTTCTGGAGTGTGTttgtgtgggggatggggtagggagagggagggaaggtagaaggagaaggaataGGGGAGAGGCAGCAAACTTAAAGACTGAGATTCTTTCGGAATGAAACCAAACCTCAACCTTCTCTTGACTGGTACTAGATCTTGCAATTCCCTACTGTATCCATTATATTAAAAGACCAAAATGAATATACTTATTTTTCTGCTAAAGGACATTGTTTCCAATATTTGCTGTTAGAAGCAATGCTTTTGTAATGTATTTGTGAATATAACTGTACACAAAAATACTCTTTATAGTAACTTCCTGGAAGTGGGTTTGTTGTTTAAGAAAGATTTACATTTGCACGTTGATAGACACATCTCAAAGGCTTTTATACTTTGCCCAAGAGTGTTATAGAAATGCCTATTTCCCTATCTACTTGCCAATATTTGATATTATCAGACTTTGGAATATTTGCAATTTGATGGTCAAAAGATggtttcccattttcttctttgcttattcCCTATTATTAGCAAGTTTATGTGTATTGGCCATTTACATTTTATCTCTGAAACAGTTATTTATGTCTATCCATTTAAAAGAAGGGGCCCTGGAAATAATATCTCTTGAGTATTTGCATGTTCCAAACTAGTTGTCTGTGGTCTTTATACTTGAATGATCACCAGAGTACATAATTCTTTGGGGATTTGTAATGTTTTCACAGTACTGATATTGCTGTGGAAAACCTAGGGCCagacttacttatttgtttttatcgTTTCCCTTTGAATGATTGATCTTACTTCATGGCTGCCTCAAACATCTAAAAAATTTTGTTGATGTCTGGTCAGTTTACTTGGATATGTCATGATGTTGACAATCCTGGATCAGTTAAGGAAacttttattgaggtataacacATAAACAGAGAAATGCACAATTGATAAATGTACCAATTGACAAACTTTTATAAACTAGACACACTAATGTCGCTACTACTAGGATGAAGACATAAgattattatcatcatttcaaAAAGCTCCTTGCTGATTCTTCGTGGTTATTACCAACCAAAGATAACTATTACTTTGGCTCATTGACACTAATTACTTCTTCTTTTTGAATTCTATATAAGTGGAATCCTTTCACAATGTGCACTCTTGTGTGTCTGGCCTCTTACATTCAACATTATGTTTGAGGGATTGAGCTATAAACAAGGGAGTGGATTATAAAATCAGACCTCTACAATTCGGATATCTTTCCCAGTATCAGGCTTGACTAATCATTTCATGGATAAGGTTAAAAGCAGTCAGAAATCTTGGAGAAGGCAGAAAAGGTATAAGAATATTCTGCATGGCTCATAGGGTCTTCCTTTGCATTTTAGACATATGCTTTCTGGATAAAACAATAGGCAGCGTTGTAAAACAACCTGCCTGTTGTTTTTTTGAACTTTGTGGGTCACCTTAAGTACTGAAGAGTGGTTATATTATGGAACGTTTGTATGTcagtgctatggactgaatgttgcCCCCAACCAAgactcatatgttgaagccttaactcCCAGTGTGACTATACTTGGAGACGGGACCTCTacggaagtaattaaggttaaatgaggtcctaAGAGTGGGGTCTTAATTCAATAGGACACATTCGTTTAAGAAGGGACACCTGAGAGCTTACTTTCTCCCCTTGAATATGTAAGAAGAGGTCATAAGAGAACACAATGAAATGGCGGCCACCTACAAGGCAAGGGAAGAGGCCTCAGGATGAAATCTACCTTGCTTCACAGTGGTCTCCtgagcttccagaactgtgagaagtaaattttGTGTTGTcctagtttatggtattttgtatggcagcctgagcagatcAAGACAATCAGCTTACGTGACATTCCCATGAAGACATGCCTCATAAATCCATAGAATCTCTAGGCCTTCGTGTATATGTGTTTTGGTTCACACATTCGTATTGTTTAAAGAATACGTATacagaatttctgggtcattggATTGGTGTGTGCTCAGGTTCAGTGGATACTGACAAAGCTTTCCAATACCAATTGCCCTCACCACAGCAGTATATGAGAGTTTTTGTCACTTCTAAATTTTTCCCAACACTTTTTGTTACAATATGTAATCATTTTGGCACGTGAACTGTGGCATAATATTTTGTGAATCTGGTTTACTTTGATTAAACTAGTTAGTAATATATTTTACAGTTTAAGCCAATTACTATAttaatttatccttttttaacTTATAAAGTTTGCCTTGTATTTTGGTTAATTCCTTCTAATATTTCTAAGGTTTGTTTCTGTagtcttttctgtttctattttcgaTTTTCaaaactttccttctttcttgttattAACAAAGTGTACTTTTGTCACAAGGTTGATACAAAATGTTTATATTCTGGTTAACTTCTATAtatttacagttttgattttgaatttccttttggATGTTAAAGTTAAGAGGTGCTTTGTAAAAGTCCCAAGAAGTGGCTTTTGTCTCTTAACTGTGTACACTTAACTCTTCTCTCGTTTTATTATAGTCATTGTATGTAgtcttcactattttttttttaaagattttatttatttatttgacagagagagattacacgtaggcagagaggcaggcagagagagaaggaggaagcagacgccctgccgagcacagagcccgatgtgggactcgatcccaggaccccgagatcatgacctgagccgaaggcagcggcttaacccactgagccacccaggtgccccagtcttcaCTATTTTTACTTTTGGTCATTTAAAGAGGTTTTCAGTCCATATGTGTagccatatttttaaatgtttcacacAGTATTTTTTTGTAGTGTAGAGAATTGCCAGCGTCGCTACACCTGAtcctttcagttgtttttttttttttaaagattttatttatcatttatttattttagagacagggaGGCTGAGTgagtgagggaaggagagggagaatccacTGCAGCTGCTATgcggagcatggagcccaacgtggggcatGGATCCTGACCCAGGCTCGGTCCCACtactgggagatcatgacctgagcggaaacccaGTCAGTCACGGAACCCACTATGCCATCCAGACACCCTGCAGCTGAttcctccagctttttttttttttttttaagattttatttttatttatttgacagagagagagagagagagagagaatgagatcgcaagtaggcagtgaggcaggcagagagaggtgggggtcggggaagcaggctccctgctgagcagagagcccgatgtggggcttgatcccaggaccctgagatcatgacctgagccgaaggcagaggcttaacccactgagccacccaggtgcccctggtccgTCCAGTTTTAAATCTACCACTGAAGAGTATCTCTTCACAGGAAGTGAAATTCTGGGTCTGAGTCTCACTGGTTCACATAAAGTCCTCCGCTCTCCCTTGAACCACTCGCTGTGCTCTGATTGGGTGAGGGAGGCGTCCTGCACTCTCTTTGGAGCCACAAAGAAAATCAATTGGACTGGAAGTTCCAGGAACTCCAGCCGTAGACAGTAGGTTTTAGAGAAGATTTGGTgtctgtggtttttttgtttgtatctCTGTACATTATCCCTTTCAGACCTCTTGGATTATGGAGAGGAACTATTTTAAAGTATTCCCAGTCTTTTCTTGGCCTGTTCCCCTGCCTTTACGCCTTGCTTCTTTGATTCAGAAAGGACCCCAGTTCTCATTTCCCATGTTGGGGCAAGCCACATCCTACTGCTGAGTAATTGGGTGAGAAGAGATCTGTGGGCAACTAGTCTTACAGTGCCCACCTTCCCTCTAGCACTAGATTCTTCGAAAGAGATATTAAGGGgatttgcagaattttctcctcTTGCTTTCGTTGTACTGTGCTGCTGTCATGGAAAAGCTATTTCTGTAATTTACCCTAGTGAATGCATTGACATTCATTTAGACCATCATTCAACAACttgtgcttttcatttttctttatttccctagATTTATTGGATAAAAGAACCATGAAAGGGATTACTCAGTAAGTCAATGTCAAAATCAtgtttttagtttaaatattatatattgtatgttataaaataagtcaattaaaaTAATGTTCTGTTATTCTGTTTATtatcttagactttttttttaataataagttcTGTCAAATTGGTAACATAGATTATAACGTAACTTTTGGATCATCAAGAATAaactataattatatttataatcataaaaCTATTTGATAATACCAGTGTTAAAATAGAAAGAATGCCGGGTAAAGGGAAAGCACACCTAATGTTTTTATATACttgaaggaaaataattatttggcTGCATGTCTACATTTTTGCTTAGACTTTTGAAGTTACAGTTTCAACTACTTGAGGGAATTGCGTTGGAAAGGCTGGCTGGTAGGTAGAGGATACTTAAATGAACTTCAAGAACATGTTAGAAATTATCTACTTACATAAACTTCAAAAGTCACACGTTATGTTGtgctttttgaaatttattatttgaaatttattatttgaaatttattattgATAATATTATTGATAAGTTATCTTCATAACACAGTTCATATTTATTATTAGGTTTATATGAACTGGTTGCTTAAATCTGAAAGGTTTTATGTCTGGTTGGCTTTAGttgtgttatttttgcttttttcttcttttatagtaGGATTTGAAGTAGGATAGCTGCTTGTCCTTTCAACAGGAAAGCAAGTtgctaatcaaaaagaaaaaataatatataagaaaagaaaaggaattctaGGAAAACTTATGGTAAGTTCTTGTGATGTACTCTCTGTGAACAGACTCCATGAGAGATTATTGCATGACATGAAAACCTACAGTCCTTATGGAGGCCTCGTTCACCAAATACGGATTCTACTCCTGGGTCCCACTGGGGCTGGGAAGTCTAGCTTCTTCAACTCAGTAAAGTCTGTTTTCCGAGGCCACGTAACACACCAGGCTCTGGTGGGCTCTGATACAACTGGGGTATCTGACAAGGTATGTCCATTCAAAGTCACTcagcctttgcttctttgttcaaGTTAAGtagttttgaaaattcttttttttttttaattttatatttttaaaatttcttttcagtgtaccagaattcattgtttatgcaccacacccggtactccatgcaatacatgccctccatagtacccaccaccaggctgacccagcttcccaccccctgccccttcaaaaccctcagattgtttttcggagcccatagtctctcatggttcatctccccctccaatttccctcaactaccttctcctctccatctccccatgtcctccgtgttatttcttatgctccacaaataagtgaaaccataggatagttgaccttctctgcttgacttatttcactcagcataatctccttcagtcctgtccatgttgatacaaaagttgggtattcatcctttctgatggaggcataatactccatagtttatatggaccacatcttccttatccatttgtccattgaagggcatcttggttctttccaccatttggtgaccgtggccattgctgctatgaacattggggtacagatggcccttcttttccctacatctgtatctttggggtaaatacccagtagtgcaattgcagggtcatagggaagctctatttttaatttcttaaagaatctccacactgtcttccaaagtggctgcaccaacttgcattcccaccaacaatgtaagagggttcccctttctctacatcctctccaacacgtgttgtttactgtcttgttaattttggccattctaacttgtgtaaggtgatatctcaatgtggttttgatttgaatctccctgatgactagtgatgatgatcattttttcatgtgtctgatagccatttgtatgtcttgattggagaagtgtctgttcatgtcttctgcccatttttcgacatgattatctgttttgtgtgtgttgagtttgagaagttctttatagatcctggatatcagccttttgtctgtattatcatttgaaaatatcttctcccattccattggttgcctttttgttttgttgactgtttcctttgcttgtgcagaagcttttgatcttgacgaagtcccaaaacttcattttcccttttgtttcctttgcctttggagacatatcttgaaagaagttgctgtggctgatatcaaagagtttactgcctgtgttctcctctaggattctgatggattcctgtctcacgttgaggtcttttatccattttgagtttatctttttgtatggtgtaagagaatggttgagt
This Neovison vison isolate M4711 chromosome 2, ASM_NN_V1, whole genome shotgun sequence DNA region includes the following protein-coding sequences:
- the LOC122900120 gene encoding interferon-induced protein 44-like codes for the protein MLLKNVLCGFLSRLSRPNRAATLSLSPCRGSTNRLRSMAVATRLTAMQEKKLQNYFGGKRFTLLYKASVHEFSGSNCLKRCCGQGPTLMVIYGGCYVWGAYIRENYKRDDTVPVVLFAFQENEISECDVGAHSPSFFLYEYSVSCSNSLWFLLNLREKKATVSLDTAKKLGLPQDQPISLEECEVFRCEDLLDKRTMKGITQLHERLLHDMKTYSPYGGLVHQIRILLLGPTGAGKSSFFNSVKSVFRGHVTHQALVGSDTTGVSDKYRTYSIKDQGSGNALPFILCDSMGLGEKEEGLCMDDIVYILKGHISDRYQFNSTKPITPVHSNYIDNPLLKDRIHCVALVFDINSVEHLSRDMMAKIKKIRRELIKCGVAHVVLLTHVDSMDLISRGDLGDIYKCMLVKPKLETVHRELGFALSDILVVSNYTSEWELDPVKDVLILSALGQMLWAADDFLEDLPPEETEIKEEESPSV